One window of Bacteroides sp. AN502(2024) genomic DNA carries:
- a CDS encoding DUF5108 domain-containing protein: protein MKKLKKIYWMLLIVLCAACNDPYEGDTFAVFDTQPAATYLSSRSEDFSEWIHIMKYADLYNAVNQATQHFTLFVPNNTAVQEFYTRRGVSSIEELGAEYARNLVSYHVIQDTINQATFIEKEGALAKRTVSDDILMVSFGSAENGGGGMRSVYLNSEAHVLEFANPVSNGYVYVLENTLTPLTESVYARISESGRPYTLLKSALDATGWGAELNIIYDELKNEQGQTIKQKRNYTLLAVTDDVFHDAGVNNLADLAQLLGASSDYTNPENALYKYVAYHILTGSYDLDNLQSFDSENATSKIWNTACKGNVVRISKEEERKFYLNYQDEANKAVFLEDACNLQAKNGYIHQVSTYLPIADVKPETVLFDVCNFSAIKDWIADGHGEEGIKFQESYGTAEKKSDLAELKNCYEFELKNPAGAFDKYYNVTYFTTRTNNDWKTARNYDFLMLNIGNTGWISMETPSIIKGKYKVTLHFGYASSMDFIRTKKGGSNGGQMIFSFDGEHSVTRAPYTSSTTTLKSNKLGCYEDVIYDEIEFTENAAHTFRLVLIDPAASSNSNYRIYLDYLEFEPIFDE, encoded by the coding sequence ATGAAAAAATTAAAAAAAATATACTGGATGCTGCTCATCGTTTTATGCGCAGCTTGTAATGATCCGTATGAAGGAGACACTTTTGCGGTCTTCGACACACAGCCTGCTGCAACTTATTTATCCAGCAGGTCGGAAGACTTTTCCGAATGGATTCACATCATGAAATATGCGGACTTATACAATGCAGTGAATCAGGCTACCCAACACTTCACTCTTTTCGTCCCCAACAATACGGCTGTACAGGAGTTTTATACCCGAAGAGGGGTTTCTTCCATCGAAGAGTTGGGAGCGGAATATGCACGTAATTTGGTATCTTATCATGTCATACAAGATACCATTAATCAAGCAACTTTTATCGAGAAAGAAGGTGCATTGGCTAAAAGAACCGTTTCTGACGATATTTTGATGGTGTCATTCGGAAGTGCAGAAAATGGCGGTGGCGGTATGCGGTCTGTTTATCTGAATAGTGAAGCTCATGTGCTTGAATTTGCAAATCCGGTATCCAACGGTTACGTATATGTATTGGAAAATACGTTAACTCCGCTTACCGAAAGCGTATATGCCCGGATATCCGAAAGTGGGCGTCCTTATACCCTCTTGAAGTCCGCTTTGGATGCAACGGGGTGGGGAGCCGAGTTGAACATTATCTATGATGAACTGAAAAATGAACAGGGACAAACTATCAAGCAGAAACGTAATTATACACTGTTGGCTGTAACGGATGATGTCTTTCATGATGCAGGTGTCAATAATCTGGCTGATTTAGCCCAACTGTTGGGAGCAAGCAGCGACTATACTAATCCGGAGAATGCATTGTATAAATATGTAGCCTATCACATCCTGACCGGAAGTTATGATTTGGATAACTTGCAGAGTTTCGACAGTGAAAATGCAACTTCTAAGATATGGAATACAGCGTGTAAAGGAAATGTGGTGAGAATAAGTAAAGAGGAGGAGCGAAAATTCTACTTGAACTATCAGGACGAAGCCAATAAAGCTGTCTTTCTGGAAGACGCATGTAATTTGCAAGCTAAGAATGGTTATATTCATCAAGTTTCCACTTATTTGCCGATTGCAGATGTAAAACCGGAAACAGTATTGTTTGATGTATGTAATTTCTCTGCTATCAAAGATTGGATTGCAGACGGTCATGGAGAGGAGGGCATTAAATTTCAGGAATCATATGGAACGGCAGAGAAGAAAAGTGACCTTGCAGAACTCAAAAATTGTTATGAATTTGAACTGAAGAACCCGGCAGGAGCTTTTGACAAATATTATAATGTTACCTATTTTACTACCCGGACAAATAATGACTGGAAAACTGCCCGCAATTATGATTTCCTGATGTTGAACATTGGTAATACGGGTTGGATCTCAATGGAAACACCGTCTATTATCAAGGGAAAATATAAAGTAACATTACACTTTGGTTATGCCTCGTCTATGGATTTTATCAGAACAAAAAAAGGTGGAAGTAACGGAGGACAAATGATTTTCAGCTTTGACGGAGAACATTCAGTTACACGTGCACCGTATACCAGTTCAACCACTACTCTCAAAAGTAACAAATTGGGATGTTATGAAGATGTGATTTATGATGAGATAGAATTTACAGAAAACGCTGCGCACACATTCAGACTGGTATTGATTGACCCCGCAGCTAGTAGTAATTCCAACTATCGTATATATTTAGATTATTTAGAATTTGAACCTATATTTGACGAATAA
- a CDS encoding RagB/SusD family nutrient uptake outer membrane protein: MKKIFTILLLSGSLLMSGCSDWLDILPKDKQSTDMYWESSEDVEAILAQGYSRLRACVPYIINWGELRGGSVIVPFRGTGAGLIQNFQVLPSTSTVQWGTFYQVIGMANAVLKYAPSVMEKDASYYESQMNSHLTEAYFLRGLSYLYLVRNFREVPLITEPYVDDAMPNDVAKSSETEILELIKSDVRAALATDAAKETFDEAWENKGRATKWALYALMAETCLWAEDYEECVTYADYLINATAAIRPAFMSTPGQWFNMFYPGNSNESIFEIQYDETNYAQGSGSPSKIFPYGTEVTTDSYLYSEPMTLRLTEEYMQHKGDEISRTYYGSFAGTVYADYPENGIIWKYAGMGVADPEAVRTIQDANYIIYRMADVMLMKAEALIRIGGSANWTEALAIINQIRERSELNPRSEVSADNISEATEEMLLEMLLDERDMEFAAEGKRWYDLLRYGKQQNFKYKDRFKAIIMENNLTAENKWLSSVLDNDNAWYLPIPAEDIFNNSLLTQNPYYE; the protein is encoded by the coding sequence ATGAAAAAGATATTTACTATATTGTTACTATCCGGAAGTTTGTTGATGAGCGGATGCAGCGATTGGCTTGATATTCTTCCCAAAGATAAGCAATCTACCGATATGTACTGGGAGTCTTCTGAAGATGTAGAAGCTATTCTCGCACAGGGATACAGTCGTTTGCGTGCTTGTGTCCCCTATATCATCAATTGGGGAGAATTGAGAGGGGGGTCCGTCATCGTTCCCTTTAGAGGAACAGGAGCTGGTCTGATTCAGAATTTTCAGGTGTTGCCCAGTACATCCACTGTTCAGTGGGGTACTTTCTATCAAGTGATCGGTATGGCGAATGCTGTGTTGAAGTATGCACCGTCCGTGATGGAAAAAGATGCCAGTTATTATGAGTCACAAATGAACTCACATCTCACGGAGGCTTACTTCCTGCGTGGATTGTCTTATTTATACTTGGTACGTAACTTTCGGGAGGTTCCCTTGATTACCGAACCCTACGTAGACGATGCTATGCCCAATGACGTGGCCAAGTCATCTGAAACGGAGATTTTGGAATTGATAAAAAGCGATGTACGTGCAGCGTTGGCAACTGATGCTGCCAAAGAGACGTTCGATGAAGCGTGGGAAAACAAGGGACGCGCTACCAAATGGGCATTGTACGCACTGATGGCGGAAACTTGTCTTTGGGCAGAAGATTACGAAGAATGTGTCACGTATGCTGATTATCTAATCAACGCTACAGCCGCAATACGACCGGCATTTATGTCGACACCCGGACAATGGTTCAATATGTTCTATCCCGGTAACAGTAACGAATCTATCTTTGAAATACAATATGATGAAACCAATTATGCACAGGGAAGTGGAAGCCCATCCAAAATCTTCCCTTATGGCACTGAGGTTACAACAGATTCATATCTGTATTCTGAGCCGATGACTCTTCGCTTAACAGAAGAATACATGCAGCATAAAGGAGATGAAATAAGCCGCACTTATTATGGCTCATTTGCCGGTACTGTTTATGCCGACTATCCGGAGAACGGTATTATCTGGAAATATGCTGGAATGGGGGTTGCCGACCCGGAAGCCGTTCGTACCATTCAGGATGCCAATTATATCATCTATCGTATGGCAGATGTCATGTTGATGAAAGCGGAGGCGCTGATTCGTATCGGTGGTTCTGCCAACTGGACAGAAGCATTGGCTATCATTAATCAGATACGCGAACGTTCAGAGCTAAACCCACGAAGTGAAGTTAGTGCGGACAATATCAGCGAAGCTACTGAAGAGATGTTATTGGAGATGCTATTGGACGAACGCGACATGGAGTTTGCTGCAGAAGGCAAACGCTGGTATGACCTATTGCGCTACGGTAAGCAGCAAAACTTCAAGTATAAAGATCGCTTTAAAGCAATCATTATGGAGAACAATCTGACTGCGGAAAATAAGTGGCTGAGTTCTGTTTTGGATAACGATAATGCTTGGTATCTGCCCATTCCTGCTGAAGATATATTCAACAACTCGTTATTGACACAAAATCCTTATTATGAATAA